The proteins below are encoded in one region of Pseudomonas putida NBRC 14164:
- a CDS encoding MFS transporter, which translates to MQSQSLAPRRWWYIIPIVFVTYSLAYLDRANYGFAAASGMAEDLHITPVLSSLLGALFFLGYFFFQVPGAIYAEKRSVKKLIFVCLILWGGLATLTGMVSNVYMLIGIRFLLGVVEAAVMPAMLVYLCHWFTRAERSRANTFLMLGNPVTILWMSVVSGYLIKHYDWRWMFIIEGLPAVIWAFFWWRLVDDRPAQVKWLSDQEKAALAQALAAEQQGIKPVKNYREAFRSPQVIILALQYFCWSIGVYGFVLWLPSILKQAANVDIVQAGWLASVPYLAAVLAMVGVSWASDRLQKRKRFVWPPLLIAAVAFYGSYALGSEHFWLSYALLVVAGACMYAPYGPFFAIVPEILPANVAGGAMALINSMGALGSFGGSWLVGYLNGATGGPGASYLFMCGALLTAVALTAALNTSQTSGRAKRGSSRLAMNP; encoded by the coding sequence ATGCAAAGCCAAAGCCTGGCACCTCGCCGCTGGTGGTATATCATCCCGATTGTGTTCGTCACCTACAGCCTGGCGTACCTGGACCGCGCCAATTACGGCTTCGCCGCCGCCTCCGGCATGGCCGAAGACCTGCACATCACCCCCGTGCTGTCTTCGCTGTTGGGTGCGCTGTTCTTTCTCGGTTACTTCTTCTTCCAGGTGCCCGGCGCCATCTACGCCGAAAAGCGCAGCGTGAAGAAGCTGATCTTCGTCTGCCTGATCCTGTGGGGCGGCCTTGCCACGCTCACCGGCATGGTCAGCAACGTCTACATGCTGATCGGTATCCGCTTTCTGCTCGGGGTGGTAGAGGCCGCCGTCATGCCGGCCATGCTGGTATACCTGTGCCACTGGTTCACCCGTGCCGAGCGCTCGCGTGCCAATACCTTCCTGATGCTCGGCAACCCGGTGACCATCCTGTGGATGTCGGTGGTTTCGGGGTACCTGATCAAGCATTACGACTGGCGCTGGATGTTTATCATCGAAGGCCTGCCTGCCGTGATCTGGGCGTTCTTCTGGTGGCGCCTGGTGGATGATCGCCCGGCCCAGGTGAAGTGGCTGAGCGATCAGGAGAAGGCGGCGCTGGCGCAGGCACTGGCTGCCGAGCAACAGGGTATCAAGCCCGTGAAGAACTACCGCGAGGCGTTCCGCTCGCCGCAGGTGATCATCCTGGCGCTGCAGTACTTCTGCTGGAGCATTGGCGTGTACGGTTTCGTGCTGTGGCTGCCGTCGATTCTCAAGCAGGCCGCGAATGTGGATATCGTGCAGGCCGGCTGGCTGGCCTCGGTGCCGTACCTGGCGGCGGTGCTCGCGATGGTGGGTGTGTCCTGGGCGTCCGACCGCCTGCAAAAGCGCAAGCGCTTCGTCTGGCCGCCACTGTTGATTGCCGCCGTGGCGTTCTATGGCTCGTACGCGTTGGGCAGCGAGCATTTCTGGCTGTCGTACGCGTTGCTGGTGGTTGCCGGCGCCTGCATGTACGCACCCTATGGCCCGTTCTTCGCGATCGTGCCCGAGATCCTGCCGGCCAACGTCGCAGGCGGGGCCATGGCGCTGATCAACAGCATGGGCGCGCTGGGCTCGTTCGGCGGCTCGTGGCTGGTGGGCTACCTGAATGGCGCTACCGGTGGACCAGGGGCCTCTTACCTGTTCATGTGCGGCGCACTGCTGACCGCGGTGGCACTTACCGCCGCACTCAATACATCCCAGACGTCTGGCCGGGCCAAGCGCGGTAGCTCGCGGCTGGCCATGAACCCATAG
- a CDS encoding epimerase KguE, protein MHPNPVSISLSSYGADFVRQRGQEQFLDMLAAAGVSRVELREELFASAPDAAALGAVIAALRLECLYSTPLELWTAQGVPDPLLVHKLETARALGAVALKVSLGHFDAHCDVTALAALLPAHGPLLLVENDQTAQGGRIEPLLQFFQRADTLGLRLGMTFDIGNWQWQGEPARQAARQLGRWVRYVHCKAVQHRADGRLVAIPPQAADLQAWAALMTEFAPGVMRAVEYPLVGEDLLAVTRAQVRSLAALGARVEVAHA, encoded by the coding sequence ATGCACCCGAACCCCGTTTCCATCAGCCTCTCAAGCTACGGTGCCGACTTTGTGCGGCAGCGTGGCCAGGAGCAGTTCCTGGACATGCTGGCGGCCGCTGGCGTCAGCCGAGTGGAATTGCGCGAAGAGTTGTTCGCCAGTGCACCGGACGCGGCTGCACTCGGTGCGGTCATCGCCGCACTGCGCCTGGAGTGCCTGTACTCGACACCTCTTGAACTGTGGACCGCGCAAGGCGTGCCTGACCCGCTACTGGTCCATAAGCTGGAAACTGCCCGGGCGCTTGGCGCTGTAGCGCTGAAGGTTTCCTTGGGGCACTTCGATGCGCACTGCGATGTAACCGCCCTGGCAGCGCTGCTGCCTGCGCATGGGCCGCTGCTGCTGGTGGAAAACGATCAAACCGCACAGGGTGGCAGGATCGAACCGCTGCTGCAGTTCTTCCAGCGTGCCGACACGCTTGGGCTGCGCCTGGGCATGACCTTCGACATCGGCAACTGGCAGTGGCAAGGCGAGCCTGCGCGGCAAGCCGCACGGCAACTGGGCCGTTGGGTGCGCTATGTGCATTGCAAGGCTGTGCAGCACCGGGCCGATGGTCGCCTGGTTGCCATACCGCCCCAAGCGGCGGACCTGCAGGCGTGGGCAGCGCTGATGACCGAGTTCGCCCCCGGTGTGATGCGCGCCGTGGAATACCCCCTGGTTGGCGAAGACTTGCTGGCGGTTACCCGTGCCCAGGTACGCAGCCTGGCTGCATTGGGCGCGAGGGTGGAGGTGGCCCATGCATGA
- a CDS encoding 2-hydroxyacid dehydrogenase gives MKKRIVLYKRLSDDLMARLQERVEVTWVDTSLPDGLARLRDALPGAHGLLGASLRLDASLLDLAPQLEVVSSVSVGVDNYDVGELSRRGVMLTNTPDVLTETTADTGFALILASARRVVELANWVRDGHWQANLGPAHFGCDVHGKTLGIVGMGRIGEALARRAAAGFGMRVLYHSQRAKPEVEARHAARQCSLDELLQQADFVCLTVPLSASTEGLIGARELALMKPEAILVNISRGRVVDEQALVEALRARRIRGAGLDVFVQEPLSVDSPLLQLDNVVATPHIGSATEETRQAMARCAVDNLLSALAGERPANLVNEVCRT, from the coding sequence ATGAAGAAGCGAATCGTGCTGTACAAACGCCTGTCCGACGACTTGATGGCCCGCCTGCAAGAGCGCGTTGAGGTGACCTGGGTGGATACCTCCCTGCCCGATGGCCTGGCCCGCCTGCGCGATGCGTTGCCGGGGGCTCACGGGTTGCTGGGGGCCAGCCTGCGCCTGGATGCCAGCCTGCTGGACCTGGCGCCTCAGCTGGAAGTGGTGTCCAGCGTTTCGGTGGGCGTGGACAACTACGATGTTGGCGAACTCAGCCGGCGTGGCGTGATGCTGACCAACACACCTGACGTGCTCACCGAAACCACTGCCGACACCGGCTTTGCCTTGATTCTGGCTAGCGCCAGGCGGGTGGTGGAGCTGGCGAACTGGGTGCGTGACGGCCATTGGCAGGCCAACCTGGGGCCGGCGCATTTTGGCTGTGACGTGCATGGCAAGACCTTGGGCATCGTTGGCATGGGCCGCATCGGCGAAGCCTTGGCCCGGCGTGCGGCAGCCGGCTTTGGCATGCGCGTGCTGTACCACAGCCAGCGCGCCAAGCCCGAGGTGGAGGCGCGCCATGCGGCACGCCAGTGCAGCCTGGATGAGTTGTTGCAGCAGGCGGACTTCGTTTGCCTGACGGTGCCGCTGAGCGCCAGCACCGAAGGCTTGATCGGCGCACGGGAGCTGGCGTTGATGAAGCCTGAGGCTATCCTGGTGAACATCTCACGCGGGCGCGTGGTGGATGAGCAGGCGCTGGTCGAAGCGTTGCGGGCCAGGCGCATACGCGGTGCGGGGCTGGATGTGTTTGTGCAGGAGCCGCTATCAGTAGACTCGCCGCTGTTGCAGCTCGATAACGTGGTAGCGACACCGCATATCGGCTCGGCGACCGAGGAAACCCGGCAGGCCATGGCGCGTTGCGCGGTAGACAACCTGCTCAGCGCGCTGGCCGGCGAGCGGCCGGCGAATTTGGTGAATGAGGTGTGCAGGACGTGA
- the ptxS gene encoding transcriptional regulator PtxS produces the protein MTDAPAHPRERVTISEVARVAGVSKATVSRYIGGDRQLLAEATAKRLADVIERLGYRPNQMARGLKRGQTRLIGMLVADILNPYSVAVMHGVETACRQHGYSLVVCNTNRDDEQERHHLVALQSYNVEGLIVNTLGHHPGELLNLQRDIPMVLVDRQLPELNVDLVGLDNADAVEQALDHLQAQGYRDILAVSEPLDGTSSRLERVQAFGASVSRRPGMRQQVLEISAGLQGQLATFLASRGHGPQAIFTFNGVATLAVTRALHEAGCNLFADVGLIALDDLDWYPLVGKGITALAQPTERIGVAAFESLLGRLRGDSGAARRIDFKANLIIRGSTQPQ, from the coding sequence ATGACCGACGCGCCTGCCCATCCCCGCGAACGGGTCACCATCAGCGAAGTAGCGCGTGTCGCTGGCGTTTCCAAAGCCACCGTCTCCCGTTACATCGGTGGCGATCGCCAATTGCTGGCCGAAGCCACGGCCAAGCGCCTGGCAGATGTCATCGAACGCCTTGGCTACCGCCCCAACCAGATGGCCCGCGGCCTCAAGCGTGGCCAGACGCGACTGATCGGCATGCTGGTGGCCGATATTCTCAACCCCTATTCAGTGGCCGTGATGCATGGCGTGGAAACCGCCTGCCGTCAGCACGGTTACAGCCTGGTGGTGTGCAACACCAACCGCGACGACGAGCAGGAGCGTCACCACCTGGTGGCCCTGCAGAGTTACAACGTTGAAGGGTTGATCGTGAACACGCTCGGGCATCACCCCGGCGAACTGCTCAACCTGCAGCGTGACATCCCCATGGTGCTGGTCGACCGCCAATTGCCCGAGCTGAATGTCGACCTGGTGGGCCTGGACAATGCCGATGCGGTCGAGCAGGCCCTCGACCATCTGCAGGCCCAGGGCTACCGCGACATCCTGGCGGTCAGCGAACCCCTCGATGGCACCAGCTCACGCCTGGAGCGGGTGCAGGCATTCGGCGCGTCGGTCAGCCGCCGGCCCGGCATGCGCCAGCAGGTGCTGGAAATCAGCGCCGGGCTGCAGGGCCAACTGGCTACGTTTCTTGCCAGCCGCGGCCATGGCCCGCAAGCCATCTTCACCTTCAACGGCGTTGCCACTTTGGCGGTGACCAGGGCCCTGCACGAGGCCGGATGCAACCTGTTCGCCGATGTCGGGCTGATCGCCCTCGACGACCTCGACTGGTACCCCTTGGTGGGCAAAGGCATCACTGCACTGGCCCAACCCACCGAGCGTATCGGTGTGGCGGCATTCGAAAGCCTGCTCGGTCGCCTGCGCGGCGACAGCGGGGCAGCCCGGCGCATCGACTTCAAGGCCAACCTCATCATCCGCGGTTCAACCCAACCCCAGTAA
- a CDS encoding endonuclease → MKSLLYAVTLVFSFTLPALANPPATFTEAKVVAKQKVYLDQASSAMGDLYCGCKWTWVGKSGGRIDAASCGYQTRKQQNRAERTEWEHIVPAYTFGNQRQCWKNGGREHCVDNDPVFRAMEADLFNLYPAVGEVNGDRSNFNYGMVAGNAGEYGQCTTKVDFVQRAAEPRDEVKGLVARTTFYMFDRYQLSMSRQQQQLLMAWDKQHPVSAWEKERDRRIAAIMGHANPFVSGERKWTADYKPVGSGVVQAVPVKAAKAEAKPSLASVQSVGAVLGNRNSHVYHLSVGCPGFNQVAAKNQVTFANEGEAQAAGYRKAGNCR, encoded by the coding sequence ATGAAATCACTGCTTTACGCCGTAACCTTAGTGTTTTCCTTCACCCTCCCTGCCTTGGCCAACCCGCCAGCGACGTTCACCGAGGCCAAGGTGGTGGCCAAGCAGAAGGTGTACCTGGACCAGGCCAGTAGTGCCATGGGTGACCTGTACTGCGGCTGCAAGTGGACCTGGGTGGGCAAGTCGGGTGGGCGCATCGATGCGGCTTCGTGCGGCTACCAGACGCGCAAGCAACAGAACCGCGCCGAGCGCACCGAGTGGGAACACATCGTGCCCGCCTACACCTTCGGCAACCAGCGCCAGTGCTGGAAGAACGGCGGCCGCGAGCACTGCGTGGACAACGACCCGGTGTTCCGCGCCATGGAAGCCGACCTGTTCAACCTCTACCCGGCCGTGGGCGAGGTCAACGGTGACCGCAGCAACTTCAACTACGGCATGGTCGCTGGCAATGCCGGCGAGTATGGCCAGTGCACCACCAAGGTCGACTTCGTCCAGCGCGCCGCCGAACCGCGCGATGAAGTCAAAGGCCTGGTGGCCCGTACCACGTTCTACATGTTCGACCGTTACCAACTGAGCATGTCGCGCCAGCAGCAACAGCTGCTGATGGCCTGGGACAAACAGCACCCGGTGTCGGCCTGGGAGAAAGAGCGCGACCGGCGCATTGCCGCGATCATGGGGCATGCCAACCCGTTCGTGAGCGGGGAACGCAAGTGGACGGCTGATTACAAGCCGGTTGGCAGTGGCGTAGTGCAAGCGGTGCCGGTGAAAGCCGCCAAGGCAGAGGCCAAACCGAGCCTGGCCAGTGTCCAGTCAGTCGGGGCCGTGCTTGGCAACCGCAACAGCCACGTTTATCACCTGTCTGTAGGTTGCCCGGGCTTCAACCAGGTGGCCGCCAAGAACCAGGTTACCTTCGCTAACGAGGGTGAGGCTCAGGCAGCGGGCTATCGCAAGGCAGGTAACTGCCGATAG
- a CDS encoding cytochrome c, whose translation MKTMLIATLLIGATTALQAVANDDAQVRQGEYLARAGDCVACHTAKGGKAFAGGLPMETPIGTVYSTNITPAASGIGNYSFEDFDQAVRKGIGKDGSTLYPAMPYPSYARVSEQDMQALYAYFMKGVEPVEQANQATDIPWPLSMRWPLAIWRGLFAPEAKPWQASAAADPVVNRGAYLVEGLGHCGACHTPRALTMQEKALSPAEGEQFLAGSAPLEGWIAKNLRGDHKDGLGSWSEAQLVQFLKTGRSDRSAVFGGMSDVVEHSMQHMSDADLTAIARYLKTLPPSNPNDQPHVYDKQVADALWKGDDSKPGAAVYIDNCAACHRTDGQGYTRVFPALAGNPVVQTADATSLIHVVLAGGTVPATHTAPSNFTMPAFGWRLSDQEVAEVVNFIRTSWGNHGSAVTAGDVKSLR comes from the coding sequence ATGAAGACAATGTTGATCGCAACCCTGCTGATCGGTGCCACTACGGCCTTACAGGCCGTGGCGAATGACGATGCGCAGGTGCGCCAGGGCGAGTACCTGGCCCGCGCCGGTGATTGTGTGGCCTGCCACACCGCCAAGGGCGGCAAGGCCTTTGCCGGCGGCCTGCCGATGGAAACGCCAATCGGCACGGTGTACTCCACCAACATCACCCCGGCGGCCAGCGGCATCGGCAATTACAGCTTCGAAGACTTCGACCAGGCGGTACGCAAGGGCATTGGCAAGGATGGCAGCACCTTGTACCCGGCCATGCCATACCCGTCGTATGCGCGGGTCAGCGAGCAGGACATGCAGGCGCTGTACGCCTACTTCATGAAAGGTGTGGAGCCGGTCGAGCAGGCGAACCAGGCCACTGACATTCCCTGGCCGCTGAGCATGCGTTGGCCGCTGGCAATCTGGCGTGGTCTGTTTGCGCCAGAGGCCAAGCCTTGGCAAGCCTCGGCCGCAGCCGACCCGGTGGTGAACCGTGGCGCTTACCTGGTTGAGGGCCTTGGGCATTGTGGCGCCTGCCATACGCCGCGGGCGCTGACCATGCAGGAAAAGGCGCTGAGCCCTGCAGAGGGCGAGCAGTTCCTGGCCGGCAGCGCACCGCTGGAAGGCTGGATCGCGAAAAACCTGCGTGGCGATCACAAGGACGGCCTGGGCAGCTGGAGCGAAGCGCAGCTGGTGCAGTTTCTGAAGACCGGGCGTAGCGATCGCAGCGCGGTGTTCGGCGGCATGAGCGATGTGGTCGAACACAGCATGCAGCACATGAGTGACGCCGACCTTACCGCTATCGCCCGTTATCTGAAGACCCTGCCGCCGAGCAACCCGAATGACCAGCCGCACGTCTACGACAAGCAGGTGGCGGATGCGCTGTGGAAGGGGGATGACAGCAAACCCGGAGCGGCGGTGTACATCGACAACTGCGCGGCCTGCCACCGTACCGATGGCCAAGGCTACACCCGCGTGTTCCCCGCGTTGGCTGGCAACCCGGTGGTACAGACCGCAGATGCCACGTCGCTGATTCACGTGGTGCTTGCGGGGGGGACGGTGCCGGCGACGCACACCGCGCCGTCGAACTTCACCATGCCGGCATTCGGCTGGCGCCTGAGTGACCAGGAGGTTGCCGAGGTGGTGAACTTCATCAGAACCAGTTGGGGTAACCACGGCAGCGCCGTTACGGCGGGTGATGTGAAGTCGCTTCGCTGA
- a CDS encoding sugar kinase, translating to MHEHDVLCFGETMAMFVAEQTGDLASVGQFGKRIAGADSNVAIGLARLGFKVRWLSRVGDDSLGRFVLESLRREGLDCSGVEVDASYPTGFQLKARCDDGSDPAVEYFRRGSAASRLSPALLSPACLQARHLHATGIPLALSDSCRALSHALVDAMRAAGRSISFDPNLRPSLWPDQDSMVRETNALAAKADWVLPGLEEGRLLTGQHTPADIAAFYLDQGVELVVIKLGDAGAYFRSAKGEGQVAPVPVSRVVDTVGAGDAFAVGVLSALLEGRAVPAAVARGNWCGSRAVQSRGDMEGLPLRHELEAYDLRRSA from the coding sequence ATGCATGAGCATGACGTGCTGTGCTTCGGCGAGACCATGGCCATGTTCGTCGCCGAGCAAACAGGTGACCTGGCCAGTGTCGGCCAGTTCGGCAAACGCATCGCCGGCGCGGACAGCAACGTGGCCATCGGCTTGGCACGCCTGGGCTTCAAGGTGCGCTGGCTGAGCAGGGTAGGCGACGACTCGCTCGGCCGTTTCGTGCTCGAAAGCTTGCGCCGCGAAGGCCTTGACTGTTCCGGTGTCGAGGTGGATGCCAGTTACCCGACGGGTTTTCAGCTCAAGGCGCGTTGCGATGATGGCAGCGACCCGGCAGTGGAGTACTTTCGCCGCGGTTCGGCAGCCAGCAGGTTGTCGCCCGCACTGCTGAGCCCTGCCTGCCTTCAGGCTCGCCACCTGCACGCCACCGGCATCCCGCTGGCGCTGTCCGACAGCTGCCGTGCGCTGTCCCACGCGCTGGTGGACGCCATGCGCGCAGCCGGGCGCAGCATATCGTTCGACCCCAACCTGCGGCCCTCGCTGTGGCCGGATCAAGACAGCATGGTGCGCGAAACCAATGCCCTGGCGGCCAAGGCCGACTGGGTTCTACCGGGCCTGGAAGAGGGGCGGTTGCTGACCGGCCAGCATACCCCGGCGGACATCGCCGCGTTCTACCTCGACCAAGGGGTGGAACTGGTGGTGATCAAGCTGGGCGATGCCGGCGCCTACTTCCGCAGCGCCAAGGGCGAAGGACAGGTAGCACCCGTGCCGGTCAGCAGAGTGGTGGACACCGTCGGTGCCGGTGACGCCTTCGCCGTCGGCGTGCTCAGCGCGTTGCTGGAGGGCCGCGCCGTGCCCGCAGCAGTGGCGCGTGGCAACTGGTGCGGCAGCCGCGCCGTGCAGTCGCGCGGCGACATGGAAGGGCTGCCGTTGCGCCACGAGCTGGAGGCCTACGACCTGCGCAGGAGCGCGTGA
- the bamA gene encoding outer membrane protein assembly factor BamA encodes MNYPRLLLSILLLKASLAQASPFRIADIRVNGLQRVSAGSVFGALPLNVGDQADDRRLVDSTRSLFKTGFFQDIQLNRDGNVLIINVVERPSVSSIEIEGNKAISTEDLMKGLKQSGLAEGEIFQRATLEGVRNELQRQYVAQGRYSAEVDAEVVPQPRNRVALKIKINEGTVAAIQHINIVGNNVFDDDTLGQLFELKTTNWLSFFKNDDKYAREKLSGDLERLRSYYLDRGYIKMDIASTQVSITPDKKHVYITVNINEGEKYTVRDVKLSGDLKVPEDQVKSLLLVQPGQVFSRKVMTTTSELITRRLGNEGYTFANVNGVPQPNDQDHTVDIMFVVDPGKRAYVNRINYRGNTKTEDEVLRREMRQMEGGWASTYLIDQSKTRLERLGFFKEVNVETPQVAGTDDQVDVNYSVEEQASGSITASVGFAQSAGLILGGSISQSNFLGTGNKVSIGLTRSEYQTKYNFGFVNPYFTADGVSLGYNLFYNTTDYSDYYDDGVSYYAINSYGAGVSFGYPINETSRLTYGLTLQHDDISPGTYSADEIYDFISREGKSFNNLKASIGWSESTLNKGVLATRGHSQSLTLMATTPGSDLSFYKLDYNGQTFLPVTNNTSLRLHTSLGYGNGYGSTDGLPFYESYTAGGQGSVRGFKDGTLGPRNTPATGTYASAGQAYYSDRDTDVLGGNILVTGGAEYLFPLPFVKDQSQLRSSLFVDAGNVYADTCYLSTTQGCGSVDLAQLAVSLGVGVTWYSPMGPLSFSLAAPLKKPDNAETQIFQFSLGQTF; translated from the coding sequence ATGAACTACCCGCGCCTGTTGCTCTCCATCCTGTTGCTGAAAGCCTCGCTGGCCCAAGCCTCCCCTTTCAGGATCGCCGACATCCGGGTCAACGGCCTGCAGCGGGTTTCCGCTGGCAGTGTCTTCGGTGCCTTGCCGCTGAACGTCGGCGATCAGGCCGATGACCGCCGCCTGGTGGACTCGACCCGTTCCCTGTTCAAGACCGGGTTCTTCCAGGACATCCAGCTGAACCGCGATGGCAATGTGCTGATCATCAACGTGGTCGAGCGCCCATCGGTGTCGAGCATCGAGATCGAAGGCAACAAGGCGATCAGCACCGAAGACCTGATGAAGGGCCTGAAACAATCGGGCCTGGCCGAAGGCGAGATCTTCCAGCGTGCCACCCTTGAAGGTGTGCGTAACGAACTGCAGCGCCAGTACGTGGCCCAGGGCCGCTATTCGGCCGAGGTCGACGCCGAAGTCGTGCCGCAGCCGCGCAACCGCGTGGCGCTGAAGATCAAGATCAACGAAGGCACCGTCGCTGCCATCCAGCACATCAACATCGTTGGCAACAACGTGTTCGATGATGACACCCTGGGCCAGCTGTTCGAGCTGAAGACCACCAACTGGCTGTCGTTCTTCAAGAACGACGACAAGTATGCCCGCGAAAAACTGTCCGGTGACCTGGAGCGCCTGCGCTCCTACTACCTGGACCGCGGCTACATCAAGATGGACATCGCCTCCACCCAGGTGTCCATCACGCCAGACAAGAAACACGTCTACATCACCGTCAACATCAACGAAGGCGAGAAGTACACCGTTCGCGACGTGAAGCTGTCCGGTGACCTGAAAGTGCCGGAAGACCAGGTCAAGTCGCTGCTGCTGGTGCAGCCGGGCCAGGTGTTCTCGCGCAAGGTGATGACCACCACCTCCGAGCTGATCACCCGTCGTCTGGGCAACGAAGGCTACACCTTTGCCAACGTCAACGGCGTGCCACAGCCGAACGACCAGGACCACACGGTCGACATCATGTTCGTGGTCGACCCGGGCAAGCGTGCCTACGTCAACCGCATCAACTACCGCGGCAACACCAAGACCGAAGACGAAGTGCTGCGTCGCGAAATGCGCCAGATGGAAGGCGGCTGGGCTTCGACCTACCTGATCGACCAGTCCAAGACCCGCCTGGAGCGCCTGGGCTTCTTCAAGGAAGTCAACGTCGAGACCCCGCAGGTAGCCGGCACTGACGACCAGGTCGACGTCAACTACAGCGTCGAAGAGCAAGCCTCCGGCTCGATCACCGCCAGCGTCGGTTTCGCCCAGAGCGCCGGCCTGATCCTCGGTGGTTCGATCAGCCAGAGCAACTTCCTGGGTACCGGTAACAAGGTGTCCATCGGCCTGACTCGCAGCGAATACCAGACCAAGTACAACTTCGGCTTCGTGAACCCCTACTTCACCGCCGACGGTGTCAGCCTGGGCTACAACCTGTTCTACAACACCACCGACTACAGCGACTACTACGACGATGGCGTTTCGTACTATGCGATCAACAGCTACGGCGCCGGGGTCAGCTTTGGCTACCCGATCAACGAAACCTCGCGCCTGACCTACGGCCTGACCCTGCAGCATGACGACATTTCGCCGGGTACCTACAGCGCCGACGAGATCTACGACTTCATCTCCCGTGAGGGCAAGAGTTTCAACAACCTCAAAGCGTCGATCGGCTGGTCCGAGTCCACGCTGAATAAAGGCGTGCTGGCCACACGTGGCCACTCGCAAAGCCTCACGCTGATGGCCACCACCCCTGGCAGCGACCTGTCGTTCTACAAGCTGGACTACAACGGCCAGACCTTCCTGCCGGTGACCAACAACACCTCGCTGCGCCTGCACACCAGCCTGGGCTATGGCAATGGCTACGGGTCCACCGACGGCTTGCCGTTCTATGAAAGCTACACCGCGGGGGGCCAGGGCTCGGTACGCGGGTTCAAGGACGGCACCCTCGGCCCGCGCAATACCCCGGCCACCGGCACCTACGCCAGCGCGGGCCAGGCTTACTATTCCGACCGTGACACGGATGTGCTGGGGGGCAACATTCTGGTGACCGGCGGTGCCGAATACCTCTTCCCGTTGCCGTTCGTGAAGGACCAGAGCCAGCTGCGCAGCTCTCTGTTCGTCGACGCCGGCAACGTTTATGCCGACACCTGCTACCTGTCGACCACCCAGGGCTGCGGCAGCGTCGACCTGGCACAGTTGGCCGTGTCGCTCGGGGTGGGCGTGACCTGGTACAGCCCGATGGGGCCGCTGAGCTTCAGCCTGGCGGCGCCGTTGAAAAAGCCGGACAACGCCGAGACCCAGATCTTCCAGTTCTCGCTGGGGCAAACGTTCTGA